Proteins from one Choloepus didactylus isolate mChoDid1 chromosome 4, mChoDid1.pri, whole genome shotgun sequence genomic window:
- the LOC119532905 gene encoding olfactory receptor 11G2-like produces MKIFNNPNESNTLTGFILLGFPCPREGQVLLFVLFSTVYLLTLMGNGSIICAVRWDQRLHSPMYILLANFSFLEIWYVTSTVPNMLANFLSDTKVISFSGCFLQFYFFFSLGSTESFFLAVMAFDRYLAICRPLRYPTIMTGRLCTNLVVSCWVLGFLWFLIPIIIISRMSFCASRIIDHFLCDPGPLLALTCQRIPVIELVFSTLNPLPVIILFLFIMGSYALVLGAVLRVPSAAGRRKAFSTCGSHLAVVSLFYVSVLVMYGSPTSEHEAGTQKIVTLFYSVMTPLLNPVIYSLRNKEMKKALQRFLGIFKKCYSKRPLGN; encoded by the coding sequence ATGAAAATCTTCAACAACCCCAATGAGTCCAACACCCTCACTGGTTTCATCCTCCTGGGCTTCCCTTGCCCCAGGGAGGGACAGGTCCTGCTCTTTGTGCTCTTCTCTACTGTCTACCTCCTGACCCTCATGGGGAATGGTTCCATCATCTGTGCTGTGCGCTGGGATCAGAGACTCCACAGTCCCATGTACATCCTGCTCGCCAacttctccttcctggagatCTGGTATGTCACCTCCACTGTCCCCAACATGTTGGCCAACTTCCTTTCTGACACCAAGGTCATCTCCTTCTCTGGGTGCTTTCTCCAATtctactttttcttctccctGGGTTCTACGGAATCCTTTTTCTTGGCAGTGATGGCATTTGATCGATATCTTGCCATCTGCCGGCCTCTCCGCTATCCGACCATTATGACTGGACGTCTCTGCACCAATCTTGTGGTCAGCTGCTGGGTACTTGGATTCCTCTGGTTCCTGATTCCTATCATCATCATCTCCCGGATGTCCTTCTGTGCATCCAGGATCATTGATCACTTCCTCTGTGACCCAGGTCCTCTTCTAGCACTCACTTGCCAAAGAATTCCTGTGATAGAGCTTGTTTTCTCCACCTTAAATCCTCTGCCGGTCattattctctttctcttcatcatGGGGTCATATGCTCTGGTCCTGGGAGCTGTGTTGAGAGTTCCTTCAGCAGCTGGGAGAAGAAAAGCCTTTTCCACCTGTGGTTCTCATCTGGCTGTGGTTTCACTGTTCTATGTTTCAGTACTGGTCATGTACGGAAGCCCAACATCTGAGCATGAAGCTGGAACACAGAAAATTGTGACCCTGTTTTATTCTGTCATGACCCCACTCCTTAACCCTGTGATATACAGTCTTaggaacaaagaaatgaaaaaagccCTGCAGAGATTTCTGGGAATATTTAAAAAGTGTTACTCAAAGAGGCCCTTGGGCAATTAA